One Glycine max cultivar Williams 82 chromosome 6, Glycine_max_v4.0, whole genome shotgun sequence DNA segment encodes these proteins:
- the LOC100500615 gene encoding auxin-responsive family protein — protein MGFRLPSIRRSSFSASQASSCKVAEVPKGYLAVYVGEKMKRFLIPVSFLNEPLFQELLSQAEEEFGYCHPMGGLTIPCKEDVFLNIASRLNRL, from the coding sequence ATGGGTTTTCGCTTACCTAGTATTAGACGTTCATCATTCAGTGCAAGCCAAGCATCCTCTTGCAAGGTTGCAGAAGTCCCAAAAGGGTATCTTGCAGTGTATGttggagagaaaatgaagaGGTTCTTGATTCCAGTATCATTCTTGAACGAGCCTTTATTTCAAGAATTGCTTAGCCAAGCTGAAGAGGAGTTTGGTTACTGCCATCCCATGGGTGGTCTCACAATTCCCTGCAAGGAGGATGTGTTCTTAAATATAGCTTCTCGCTTGAACCGgctataa